aatgtataattgttatttatttcttctaatacttttattatgaattataatatgttatcataaattatttccaaaaataaacaaatggaataatatttattttaaaaggttaaatatatacattttaataaataattcatatattttttatattatatcattttaatatattattctattatttataatgcatgttttatttgtCACCAGTAGCAGGGGGTGTTTAGATAAGGATAAAGCACAGATCTTGTGTCTCTGTAATGTCACATCTGTCATAGTCCATGTTAGTGCTCAATCTACTGACTGCACAGCCCAGCCTGCAGTTTGAGAATACTGGGGAGGCGTGGCTTGTGCGGGGATCCTCTGTTGATTGGCCGGCTCGGTTACCCTCTCTGGTTAGGCCCCGCCCTCTCCCCTGGGGAGGAGTTGGGATAATAACAGCGTTTAGACTCACAAGGAGGGAAATAGCTTTGGCAGCACAGGATTGTAGTCAGTTCACAATCAGCCTCCATGCCTGATTACAACTGATTCCTGGGAATATACAGATCATTCGGATTATTCAGTGTGATTCTTGTTTTGTGCTTCTTGGAACCTGGGCACCATGCTGTGGAAACTGGCTGATAATGTTAAATATGAGGAGGAATGCGAGGTAAGGACATACATATGTATGCCTGAGAAATGAAAGTCATTAGAGGTGCAGCTTTTGCATTATTGCAACCCTAAGAAATATCAGTGGGCACTTGTTAACACTTCCTATAGGGATGATGTTTGCATGGCTCttggttttattataataatagtttttGCAGCAACAAACTTACATAATAAGATTGCAATGAATCGTGCTAGTTTTGATGTGGTATTTTTATACTCCTCAATCTGTGCagatttttaaagtcattttcagGGGCTGTGTGCTTGGagctttggcttttttttaataccaatgtATGTGTTCAAATAGTTGACCTGCAATGTACTCGCGCAGAGCTGGGGACGGTGTTATCCTTGTGTTGGCCGCAGGTAGGCGCTAGAGTCTGGGGGATCCCGTGCAAATCATATGGATGTTGTACAGAGGCATCTGAAAGTAAAATTGATgaccatttattttttgctaagtGGACCATACCCTTTGAAAAAATAGTTCAAACTAGATTATTTAAGAAGCAGCTATTAAAACTTTGAAACTTGcaaaatgtaaagctttattaCATAGTAGGAGGCAGCaatgatttaataaacaaatatcacatttaaaaacCTATTAGAAAATACTAAACATAGCACAGAATTGTAAGTGCTAATGGAAGGACCCAATTTTAGGTTGAGTGTTTTATTGGACTTTTGTATCTTTGAGtttaccaatacattttttggctggTTGGTGATGTAAAATATTCAGGTTTTTGCTGTGTTTAGGATCTTAGATTTTATTCTTGGTGTTGGCTTTGTGGGTGAGTTGATCAGTACAATATAATTGTATAGTTCTGGATAGATTTTCTGCAATGATCTAGTAAATAGGTTGGTgatggtatttttaaatattcgTGTTTACTCTGAAAAATCCCCTCAGTACTTTTTTCTTTCAAGTCattcatttttgtgcatttgtcaTGGTCTGCGTGGTGCGCTTGTCTTGGCTCCTGCCGATTAGTTTCAGTCATTTGAAATCAATAGGAGGTATTTAGTAGGGAGAGCTGGTCACACAGGACTCCGCTGGGCCGCCTTTTTGTCCCAAATTAACTAGCCCTGTTATTTTAATGACCGTAACGTTGTAATCTGCTAAAACCACGGATCAgtcaaatttaaacatttcagttCAGGTTGCGAACCCTAGCCTTGAATAAGGAAAATGCCTTGTCCGAAACTGATAagaattaatcatttttatttttgaaatcttTTGGATtgttgtaatttgtaaaaaaaaaaaaaaaaattatgaaagtaattatttttttttatttttttttttttactcttgttttttgtttttttactataacatgaaaaatataaagttcataaaaaaaatactaaaaatattttactgctacattaataattttttcaGCAAAATCCAGAGTTGTAACCCCAACATATGTCGTAGTGttccaagcttaaaaaaaagttgttgataACTCTGCAAAGAcagcattgtaaataaaaatgtaaaagtgattaTATCAGTTGCAGCCTCTTCTGCAATCTTGCCTTACATGTGAtgaatccacattttttttaacttgtcttTTCTAATTTCCTTCCATCGGAGACGGGAGAATTAAGTTCATATGATTTTGGTAAATTCTGTTTAAGAGATCAAACATGCTTCCTCTCCGAACAAGCAGGGAGCTTGTAGGATCAAAATAGCAATTTGctgtactttattatattttaacgaGCTAAACCAGATTAAAGCAGATTTGGCAGTATGTTGAAtgtaacacttattttttttattttattttataggacaGGCACGATGGAAGCAGTAATGGTAACCCTAGGTTACCCCATCTGTCATCAGTCGGCCAACACCTGTACAGTTCAGCTCCCCCTCTCTCACACTCGGGGTCTTCTGAATTTCAGCCCCCCTACTTCCCACCTCCATACCAGCCTCTGCCCTACTCCCAGTCTGCAGACCCTTATTCCCACCTTGGAGACCCGTTCTCCTTGAACAGCATCCACCCTTCACATCCACCTCCCAGCCAACAGCAAGCATGGCCCAACCGTCAGAACCAAGAACACGGAGGAATTTCACACCACAACAGAACAAGCCTGGTCCACCATATTCCCTCTTTGGACCCCTCATCTGGAAGACTGAGTAGAGACTTCCAAAGACGACCTGACATTCTCCTTCAGCATGGGAGCAGCCATGGATTGGACTCAAGCCTAGCAGACAACCTCGGTCTACCAGAGATTGGTCATCAGATGGAGGATGTTGCGGTAATGAACCCTTTTAAAGTATGAACAATAAATAAACTACTTGTTGGGTTTGGGTAGTTTAGAGAAACATCATCTGAGTATTATATTTCAAGCTTCAGGTTTAATCCCAGCTGATTGCATTTATGGTGAGCGATAAATTTGTTGGCAACATAAGAAACTTCTAGAGGCCTAGTTTTTACTGATTTGAAATTAAAGTTTATTGTGGGAACATACATGGTGCCTTAATTATTCCTAGAAGTTATGCTTTTAGGCTTGGTGTTGCTTCTAAAATAATGGTAAAACTTCGTAAAAAGCTGCAAattctgcaaaaatgtaattaaaatcatttgttttgcaaGCAGGCAAccaatgtgctgttttttttttttttttttgctttacagagTTTGGAGGAGCAAGGTTTAATAATGCACGATCAGACAGTCATCaaaaaaggtttgtttaaaatgtttatttcttcaaACTTGTTTTTGTGCATGGAGTTTCAGAATAAAAATCCTCTTCAAGGCAAACTTCAAGGATCTGTTTTTTCTTATTAGGACATGTTTCAAACTTAGGGAGTTGTTTCctacaagaaaaaagtataaaggaTAAATACAATCGGTAGAAACATGATCCAACAAATGAAATGGACATTCATGAGGTCctaatgcatttgttttaaaatatcatatttttcaacatttgatttacatttgttttcttttttttgttttctaaacatCCAAATGTTTTTTCCCCTCTCTCCAAACCCCTAAATGCCTTCCAATATCCCTTTAACCCTTGAGCCTTGAGTAGAAACAGAGCTTTTTCTATAAACTATCTTGATTGCAAGATTGTGTCATGTCAAAAATATTTAGATGTCAAGTTTTTAAAGTGGGAAGATGAGTAATTCTGTTATCACGAACATCACTTTGCTGTGAAGCGTGCAAAATGCCTGTTGTGACTtaaaattagactttttttttcaacatactttttatttttaaggatgcAACATTTGCTATAAAACAGTGTTATCACATCAAGGTTTAGTGTTGATTTAAGGAACtgttaaaaaacagcaaattgtattttttttagaatagtttAATACATGGAGTTTGAAATAGAATATATGGGGACAATAATTTGCTTGATCTTTTCTGTTAATACATTGTTTTAATCTGTCATGCGAAATCTAAGCATTATAACATAAATTTGGCAATCAATATAGTCAATAAGATTAGTGTGCATGGTGAAGTTTCAGCCTTTATTTGCCTGCAGGTTGAGCATAAAGTTAGTTATAAAGATTTTGTAATCCAGTAGTTGTgcttcaattttgttttataaatctaAAGGGTTTTTTGTGCTGTGCAAATAAAAGTTTGGTTGTTGAGAGGTAGCAAATCTGAGAATTGTAGAGGATAAAGCTGTGTTCTAATAATGTGAGGTGGGAGATCCTTggcttttaataataaaatattagttttaggttgtttattgtttttttttttttattctgtattttttgacTGCATAACATTGCCTGTGGCATTTATGATTTTTGCTTGGCttacttgatttgttttttttttttcacaatgctaCAATTaattatatgtaaacattttttatataatatttttattttctcgcTAAATTAtaaggagatttttttattttcctttgataCCCACCCCCTCTTTATCTTGAAAAATGCACCCTGATGCTCCGCCGGCCTCAGCACTAAACTGGTGACTTAAGTTTTTCAGAGGCATGACTTGTaccttgtgttttatttatttagagctaTTGTATTGTTAATTCTTGAGCAAAGTGCTGTGAATGCTTGTAGAGAGACTTAACGAGCTGTGCACATACAGGGCCTGGCAGTAGTGTGTGTTCTCTTTCAGAACACGTGTGCGTGCCTGCATGTCTCCACGCCCTTGTGTACATGTCAATACACCTACACTTTTCTGGTTTAAGGCATTTGGACCATGTTCTGTAGAcaagggttaaaataaaaaatttaaaagttaaaaaaaaaacatgcaaagtatttaaaaaagaaagtctaAATGATGAGTTTCAGTTTTAacttgttttacatgttttatgaaGTTCCCcatatgtttgtaaatgttttatttaccttgtaaattttttttttattagccttttaCAGGAGCTCTAAATTAAAACTTGTCATCTTACCGGAAGTATTCTGGGTTTACTAATCTGATGAGTTTTTGTGCTTTTGGTGGATGTAATGTGGCATGAGCAGCCTTGTAATTCATCAGCAGACATGGAGGGCAGATTTTGTTGGCATCTTTGGTTCCTCAGAAATGGAAGTGGGGTAGGCAGCCTGGCTATATTATTTTCCCTTTAGTTGTAGCTAGGAATTTTTGCTGAAAGTGTGTGAGAGAACCAGACACAGCATTTTGTGACAGAAGGGTCTTTTGTGTAGATTGGTCTGCTTTACATGAAGGTTTCTTTGCATtggaaacaaatgtatttaatccttGCATTTATTATGGAATGCAAACTGTCCCAGGTATTAGCTTTTGTCTTCTTCCTAATTCTGCAGCAATGTTCATGTTTGCACCATTTCCCGCTCCTTAGGAGTTTTACCTGTATATCATCGCCAATTTCTGTTGCGTCTATGCCTCAAACTAGCATCTTACCTGATGTCTCTTGGTTAGATGCCAATGTTAagaccaatatgtttttttagctgAAATGTGAAAAGCACAGAAAATTGTTAGCTTACCAACTCAATGTAGATATTTGTGCCTGGTGGTAAGTTATCTTGTAAGGCACGGAGAGGAGTTAATTCATATGACTAGTATTGcctttttttgtatgattttcaATGACTGCATGAAAGTGTTAACTGTTCTGTGTCTCCACAGGCAAAAACACCCTCAGTATGCCCTACCAGAAGGAAGGCTTGATGGGTATGGTTATTAATCCAAATGAAGTCTTCTGCTCTGTTCCTGGACGTTTGTCCCTCTTGAGCTCCACCTCAAAATACAAAGTTACCGTGGCAGAAGTACAACGTAGACTTTCACCCCCAGAATGCCTAAATGCGTCCCTGCTTGGTGGAGTTCTCAGAAGGTAAGCCTTGGTATGGGCCGCGTTGATGTGTCCCCCTGACCACTATCATGTAGTGTGCTAATTGCTGGGCATTTGAGGCAGGGTTGTTACTATTTTGCACCAGTCCTTCTTTATAGATGACAAACTCTTTGCATATGGCTGCACATTTGCCTTCACAATCAAAACTGGGGCTATTCAAAATCCCATCTCAGAAATACTAACTTCTTGCCAGGCTGACAAATGGTCGGATGTTTGTTGGACAGAATAGACTGTACAAGGCCAACATTGGTTCATATTTTCATTTATCATCCAAATGCTTGCCATCAGATTTCCTTTGTTTGGAGAAAATCTGCCAAAAAGAGAGCCTGTCTAAATATCTTGTGCATGTATGTAAATGTCATTGATTCTGTTCCAACTGcttggggaaaaaacaaaaaacaccccCGTATATAATTCGGCTAAACCTCCTATTCTAAGTTTCTGATGCCGTTTGAGTAACAATggctttctttgttttaaaaacttttgaataGACCACAAAGGGGCAGACGCATAAAATGAGGGGTGggtggggggaagggggagaCAAAAATATAGAGTAGTTATACTGCATTGTGTAGGAGCAGGACAGTtaatttaaatttgaactaaTTGTATTCAAATGAGCAGGAGGCACCACAGTACTGTCTGCTCTGGTGCAAGCCTCCCCTGAAGAAGGAGCCACTTCAAAGCTGTTGAACCTTTCTCAGGGCAGGTTTGAAAC
This Pyxicephalus adspersus chromosome 6, UCB_Pads_2.0, whole genome shotgun sequence DNA region includes the following protein-coding sequences:
- the TFAP2C gene encoding transcription factor AP-2 gamma isoform X2; translated protein: MLWKLADNVKYEEECEDRHDGSSNGNPRLPHLSSVGQHLYSSAPPLSHSGSSEFQPPYFPPPYQPLPYSQSADPYSHLGDPFSLNSIHPSHPPPSQQQAWPNRQNQEHGGISHHNRTSLVHHIPSLDPSSGRLSRDFQRRPDILLQHGSSHGLDSSLADNLGLPEIGHQMEDVASLEEQGLIMHDQTVIKKGKNTLSMPYQKEGLMGMVINPNEVFCSVPGRLSLLSSTSKYKVTVAEVQRRLSPPECLNASLLGGVLRRAKSKNGGRSLREKLEKIGLNLPAGRRKAANVTLLTSLVEGEAVHLARDFGYVCETEFPSKAVAEYLNRPHVERNDMASRKNMLLAAKQICKEFTDLLTQDRTPLGNARPSPILEPGIQSCLSHFSLITHGFGSAAICAAMTSLQNYLNEALKIADKMYMSSGEQSPGDSNKTLDKMDKHRK
- the TFAP2C gene encoding transcription factor AP-2 gamma isoform X1, with protein sequence MLWKLADNVKYEEECEDRHDGSSNGNPRLPHLSSVGQHLYSSAPPLSHSGSSEFQPPYFPPPYQPLPYSQSADPYSHLGDPFSLNSIHPSHPPPSQQQAWPNRQNQEHGGISHHNRTSLVHHIPSLDPSSGRLSRDFQRRPDILLQHGSSHGLDSSLADNLGLPEIGHQMEDVAVMNPFKSLEEQGLIMHDQTVIKKGKNTLSMPYQKEGLMGMVINPNEVFCSVPGRLSLLSSTSKYKVTVAEVQRRLSPPECLNASLLGGVLRRAKSKNGGRSLREKLEKIGLNLPAGRRKAANVTLLTSLVEGEAVHLARDFGYVCETEFPSKAVAEYLNRPHVERNDMASRKNMLLAAKQICKEFTDLLTQDRTPLGNARPSPILEPGIQSCLSHFSLITHGFGSAAICAAMTSLQNYLNEALKIADKMYMSSGEQSPGDSNKTLDKMDKHRK
- the TFAP2C gene encoding transcription factor AP-2 gamma isoform X3; this encodes MALLGRSDWQDRHDGSSNGNPRLPHLSSVGQHLYSSAPPLSHSGSSEFQPPYFPPPYQPLPYSQSADPYSHLGDPFSLNSIHPSHPPPSQQQAWPNRQNQEHGGISHHNRTSLVHHIPSLDPSSGRLSRDFQRRPDILLQHGSSHGLDSSLADNLGLPEIGHQMEDVAVMNPFKSLEEQGLIMHDQTVIKKGKNTLSMPYQKEGLMGMVINPNEVFCSVPGRLSLLSSTSKYKVTVAEVQRRLSPPECLNASLLGGVLRRAKSKNGGRSLREKLEKIGLNLPAGRRKAANVTLLTSLVEGEAVHLARDFGYVCETEFPSKAVAEYLNRPHVERNDMASRKNMLLAAKQICKEFTDLLTQDRTPLGNARPSPILEPGIQSCLSHFSLITHGFGSAAICAAMTSLQNYLNEALKIADKMYMSSGEQSPGDSNKTLDKMDKHRK
- the TFAP2C gene encoding transcription factor AP-2 gamma isoform X4; translation: MALLGRSDWQDRHDGSSNGNPRLPHLSSVGQHLYSSAPPLSHSGSSEFQPPYFPPPYQPLPYSQSADPYSHLGDPFSLNSIHPSHPPPSQQQAWPNRQNQEHGGISHHNRTSLVHHIPSLDPSSGRLSRDFQRRPDILLQHGSSHGLDSSLADNLGLPEIGHQMEDVASLEEQGLIMHDQTVIKKGKNTLSMPYQKEGLMGMVINPNEVFCSVPGRLSLLSSTSKYKVTVAEVQRRLSPPECLNASLLGGVLRRAKSKNGGRSLREKLEKIGLNLPAGRRKAANVTLLTSLVEGEAVHLARDFGYVCETEFPSKAVAEYLNRPHVERNDMASRKNMLLAAKQICKEFTDLLTQDRTPLGNARPSPILEPGIQSCLSHFSLITHGFGSAAICAAMTSLQNYLNEALKIADKMYMSSGEQSPGDSNKTLDKMDKHRK